A window of Octopus sinensis linkage group LG29, ASM634580v1, whole genome shotgun sequence contains these coding sequences:
- the LOC115225978 gene encoding uncharacterized protein LOC115225978: protein MLNHLPNTVKEGTLLVSFDVVNLYTNTPHDSGIEAITFWLEKYPEDISGRINHRIIIEALKFILLNNYFMFDTTYYRQKCGIAMETRAAPVISNLEMGYLELKLYQSSLENYWRLF from the coding sequence ATGCTGAACCACCTCCCGAATACAGTAAAGGAAGGAACGCTGCTGGTATCTTTCGATGTGGTTAATCTGTACACCAATACCCCACACGACTCTGGTATAGAAGCAATCACattctggctagaaaaatacccagaagaTATCTCAGGACGCATTAACCACAGAATCATAATCGAAGCACTCAAATTCATCCTGCTgaacaactatttcatgttcgACACAACTTACTATcgacaaaaatgtggaattgcaatggAAACCAGAGCTGCTCCAGTGATTTCAAACCTTGAAATGGGTTACCTAGAACTGAAGTTATACCAATCATCACTAGAAAATTATTGGCGCCTCTTTTAa